In a single window of the Melissococcus plutonius ATCC 35311 genome:
- a CDS encoding guanylate kinase yields MLKHFIFILIGPSGSGKTVVANNVFSNYKKVISHTTRAKRPKEENGIDYYFDSEKRFKQLMNQQAFAEYDCYHGNWYGTIFKDIVLKTDQHNAYAILTYSGFKNLSDRLGDKVIPVFFDVSKENIRIRLNYREKDQTIIQKRISTYEKEYANKQYLIKYPHIILLNANQPIKMVIKELKQKISFYR; encoded by the coding sequence TTGCTTAAACATTTTATTTTTATTTTGATTGGACCAAGTGGTTCAGGGAAAACGGTTGTTGCAAATAATGTATTCTCAAACTATAAAAAAGTAATTTCACATACAACAAGAGCAAAACGACCAAAAGAAGAAAATGGCATTGATTACTATTTTGATTCAGAAAAACGGTTTAAACAATTAATGAATCAACAAGCTTTTGCTGAATATGATTGTTATCATGGTAATTGGTATGGCACCATTTTTAAAGATATTGTTTTAAAGACAGATCAGCATAATGCTTATGCCATTTTAACTTATTCAGGATTCAAAAATCTATCCGACCGATTGGGAGATAAAGTCATTCCTGTATTTTTTGATGTATCAAAAGAGAATATTAGAATTCGTTTAAATTATAGAGAAAAAGACCAAACAATTATTCAAAAAAGAATATCAACTTATGAAAAAGAGTATGCAAATAAACAATATCTGATTAAATATCCACATATAATCTTATTAAACGCTAATCAACCTATCAAAATGGTGATAAAAGAATTAAAACAGAAAATTTCATTTTATAGGTAA